From Spirosoma aerolatum, one genomic window encodes:
- a CDS encoding MFS transporter, with amino-acid sequence MDVSPKTLIDQQPITRLQYTTVLICFLMNMLDGMDVMVISYAAPAIAKSWKSSPEALGIVFSSGLFGMTFGALLLAPFADTLGRKTMILISAAIMGVSIYLTAESTSVLHLIGFRFVSGLGIGSMLASTAALAAEYTPDKTKDFWVSFAIGGYPVGAVLSGLVAARVIPESGWQTMFQLAGMATLVALPVIQFFLTESLEFYLKSQPADALVKANVILDRMRMNTLSVLPPKPTRRQGIPLTAVLDGEYKTPTIQLWIALFLAFATLYFLTSWIPKLASNAGLSIELAIYAGTVFNVGAFFGIVTQGYFSSRIGLKKTIGIFLIMTGVLMAIFGLFMGSSLLLVLFGLLGFGIQGGFVGLYAVAARLYPTEFRTTGVGWSIGIGRLGGIIGPAVGGVLIGMGLSMVTNFLIYAVPTIFAGIMTLYISSKKIR; translated from the coding sequence ATGGACGTTAGCCCCAAAACTCTGATTGACCAGCAACCCATCACGCGGCTACAATACACAACGGTATTGATCTGCTTCCTGATGAACATGCTCGATGGCATGGACGTGATGGTCATTTCGTATGCAGCGCCAGCCATTGCCAAAAGCTGGAAGTCGAGTCCCGAAGCCCTGGGTATTGTGTTCAGTTCAGGTCTGTTCGGGATGACCTTCGGTGCGTTGTTGCTGGCTCCGTTTGCCGATACCCTCGGTCGGAAAACCATGATCCTGATCAGTGCCGCCATTATGGGCGTTAGCATCTACCTGACGGCTGAGTCGACTTCGGTGCTTCATTTAATTGGATTTCGCTTTGTGAGTGGCTTAGGCATTGGCAGCATGCTGGCCAGTACGGCAGCGCTGGCGGCCGAATATACGCCCGATAAAACCAAAGATTTTTGGGTAAGCTTCGCTATTGGTGGCTATCCGGTTGGGGCAGTACTGTCGGGGTTAGTAGCTGCTCGTGTCATTCCGGAATCGGGTTGGCAAACGATGTTCCAACTGGCAGGTATGGCAACGTTGGTGGCGCTTCCCGTTATCCAGTTTTTCCTGACCGAATCGCTGGAGTTTTATCTGAAGTCGCAGCCTGCTGATGCCCTGGTAAAAGCCAATGTGATTCTGGATCGGATGCGGATGAATACCCTATCGGTACTGCCTCCCAAACCCACCCGACGGCAGGGCATTCCACTGACAGCAGTTCTGGATGGCGAATACAAAACCCCGACGATTCAGTTGTGGATTGCTCTATTTCTAGCCTTTGCGACGTTGTATTTCTTGACAAGCTGGATTCCGAAACTAGCTTCCAACGCGGGTCTTTCCATTGAATTAGCCATTTATGCCGGAACGGTGTTCAACGTAGGCGCCTTTTTTGGCATTGTTACGCAGGGCTATTTTTCGAGCCGGATTGGCCTCAAAAAAACCATCGGTATATTCCTGATTATGACGGGCGTATTGATGGCTATTTTCGGATTATTTATGGGCTCATCATTGCTGTTAGTTTTATTTGGCCTATTGGGTTTCGGCATTCAGGGAGGCTTTGTTGGCTTGTACGCCGTAGCCGCCCGACTCTATCCAACGGAATTTCGGACAACGGGGGTCGGCTGGTCAATCGGTATCGGTCGGTTGGGGGGCATTATTGGTCCCGCTGTTGGGGGTGTGCTGATTGGCATGGGGTTATCGATGGTGACGAACTTTCTGATCTATGCTGTTCCTACCATCTTCGCTGGCATCATGACGTTATACATTTCGTCGAAAAAGATTCGGTAG
- a CDS encoding universal stress protein → METILVPVDFSKNSENALHFASNLSQKLQARLIVFHSFHSHHTSAYVSANSFDHELQVVKEHTDQKLKDLYARVGTIDTFSTPEFISSDTDFHEEMLRLVAEKGVDLIVMGTQGSGSRLEGKLFGTNTSWVVEKVKCPVIAIPENQPLEMLDEIVYASDYVPGDIDNLQKLVPIAQAFNSNVTVIHITRDESDEAVKTLASFEQQVKSEIGTFDIRFRLVKGTSVEKTLEQYLDENRVDLLVMSAHQRSLPEKLFGKSMTRIMTLYSHISLMIFHQKAES, encoded by the coding sequence ATGGAAACCATTCTGGTACCGGTCGATTTTTCGAAAAACTCAGAAAATGCACTGCATTTCGCCAGTAATCTGTCGCAAAAGCTACAGGCCCGGCTTATTGTTTTTCATTCGTTCCACAGCCACCACACCAGTGCTTATGTATCGGCTAACTCATTTGACCATGAACTACAAGTGGTAAAAGAGCATACCGATCAGAAGTTAAAAGACTTGTACGCCCGTGTTGGCACCATCGACACCTTTTCAACGCCTGAATTTATCAGCAGTGATACGGATTTTCATGAGGAAATGCTTCGTTTGGTGGCTGAAAAAGGCGTTGACCTCATTGTTATGGGTACTCAGGGTTCGGGTAGCCGACTAGAGGGCAAGTTGTTTGGCACCAATACCTCGTGGGTGGTGGAAAAAGTCAAATGCCCTGTGATCGCCATACCGGAAAACCAGCCCCTGGAAATGCTAGACGAGATCGTCTATGCCAGTGATTATGTACCGGGCGATATCGACAATCTGCAAAAACTGGTGCCAATTGCGCAGGCTTTCAATAGCAATGTCACGGTGATCCACATTACCAGGGACGAATCGGATGAGGCCGTGAAAACACTGGCAAGTTTTGAACAGCAGGTAAAATCCGAAATCGGAACTTTTGATATCCGCTTCCGACTGGTCAAAGGCACTAGTGTCGAAAAAACGCTGGAGCAGTATCTGGACGAAAACAGGGTGGATTTGCTAGTCATGTCGGCTCACCAGCGTAGTTTACCCGAAAAACTCTTTGGCAAAAGCATGACCCGGATCATGACGCTTTATTCGCACATTTCCCTAATGATTTTCCATCAAAAGGCAGAATCCTGA